The following coding sequences lie in one Thalassoglobus polymorphus genomic window:
- the mutM gene encoding bifunctional DNA-formamidopyrimidine glycosylase/DNA-(apurinic or apyrimidinic site) lyase has product MPELPEVETMVRGIRPAMQGYKLVELRACPCTKKPLSVTPALNEFTQRVRGQKVEAVERKAKRIVIRFKEDVIVFEPRMTGLALLSDPPSLEHLRFEFCLSRGKQKQSVWIWDRRGLGTLRLMSHQEFDVALGEHVLGPDALEISVDELLARLKETKRAIKVALLDQKLVAGVGNLYASEILHEARISPKTEAAKLSRQRVDRIHKAMNRILHEAIQYEGSTLNDGTYRNALNQNGSYQNKHCVYAKEGEPCKTCETSSIRRIVQAQRSTFYCPKCQKR; this is encoded by the coding sequence ATGCCCGAACTCCCAGAAGTTGAAACGATGGTCCGCGGAATCCGCCCCGCGATGCAAGGCTACAAGCTCGTAGAGTTGCGGGCCTGTCCCTGTACAAAAAAACCGCTCAGCGTCACTCCAGCTCTTAATGAATTCACACAGCGTGTTCGCGGACAGAAAGTCGAGGCTGTGGAGCGAAAGGCAAAACGGATCGTCATTCGGTTCAAAGAGGACGTCATAGTCTTTGAACCTCGAATGACCGGTTTGGCACTGCTGTCCGACCCGCCGAGCCTCGAACATTTGAGGTTCGAGTTTTGTCTCTCTCGCGGAAAGCAAAAGCAGTCTGTCTGGATTTGGGACCGGCGAGGTCTCGGAACATTGCGATTGATGTCGCATCAGGAATTTGACGTTGCCCTTGGAGAACACGTTCTTGGTCCGGATGCTTTGGAGATCTCTGTCGACGAACTGTTGGCACGTCTGAAAGAAACGAAGCGAGCAATCAAAGTTGCGTTGCTGGACCAAAAGCTGGTTGCGGGTGTTGGGAACCTTTATGCCAGCGAAATTCTTCACGAAGCCAGGATCTCTCCGAAAACAGAAGCTGCAAAGCTTTCGCGTCAGCGAGTTGACCGGATTCACAAAGCGATGAATCGTATTCTTCACGAAGCCATTCAGTATGAAGGCTCAACGCTGAACGATGGGACTTATCGAAATGCTCTGAATCAGAATGGATCGTACCAGAACAAACATTGTGTGTACGCGAAGGAAGGAGAGCCATGCAAAACTTGTGAGACCTCATCAATTCGGCGAATCGTTCAGGCTCAACGTTCTACTTTCTACTGCCCCAAGTGCCAGAAGAGATAA
- a CDS encoding protein kinase domain-containing protein, with amino-acid sequence MLNWQELIAQRLQGQSLPQLPSRIQIPRPPQCIAEFLQLVDRPSTPLNELALLIEKDSEIATSVLRIVNGSQMMLRERVSSISRAIGILGLQRCKMLVMSAAIQASMSKCSGSHKQMRNLLLESQERALYARRVCGMTGGDPEVAYISALLQDLLLPHLMEAHSELYETYRPEKNRLVELENGQLNGDHSIFTAALLSQWNFADGVVASVVMHHSHDEILRNELLVRSEIGAVAVSGLLPGTFQQEPKGISLLMEYQKQIPEFDFLQAAADVDEELTTLIGTSPMRTTLGDRLSRLACAAIQENQEQVSWVERTLGSYTLEEKIGQGGVGVVYRARHSMLRRPAAVKMLKTATLSQQVLERFEVEAHITSELSSPHTVQVYDYGMTSDGTLYYVMEYLKGMSLSELVANYGPLPEDRVIHLLCQVCGSLAEAHSKGLVHRDIKAENIALTVCGGAHDFVKVLDFGLVAVKDEIPDLPDSCKIMGTPAYMAPEAIQAPDLVDERTDLYALGAVAYFCITGKLLFENLTLPQLLRAQVAETPKFGEMPCSDEFRAIIQSCLQKKSADRPQGVMELASQLGRCQAANSWSFEEAQQWWKEHVDSSRKNASHVLIPSLETQLAPTKDQDETVIFSD; translated from the coding sequence CCGAATTTTTACAACTTGTTGACCGACCGAGCACTCCGCTGAATGAACTGGCATTGCTGATTGAGAAGGATTCAGAAATTGCCACCAGCGTTCTGCGGATTGTGAATGGTTCACAAATGATGCTGCGAGAGCGGGTCTCGTCGATTTCGCGCGCTATCGGAATACTTGGTCTTCAACGCTGTAAAATGCTTGTCATGAGCGCAGCCATTCAAGCCTCGATGAGCAAATGTTCGGGCTCGCACAAGCAGATGAGAAACCTGCTTTTAGAGTCTCAGGAACGTGCGTTATACGCTCGGCGAGTCTGTGGAATGACGGGCGGTGATCCAGAAGTGGCCTACATTTCTGCCCTGCTGCAAGATCTATTGCTTCCACATTTAATGGAAGCTCATTCCGAACTCTACGAGACCTACCGCCCCGAGAAAAACAGGCTCGTTGAACTTGAGAACGGCCAACTCAATGGTGATCACTCAATCTTCACGGCTGCGTTGCTTTCACAATGGAACTTCGCTGACGGTGTCGTCGCAAGTGTGGTGATGCACCATTCACATGATGAAATCTTGCGAAACGAATTACTTGTTCGCTCGGAAATTGGAGCTGTGGCAGTGAGCGGATTGCTACCCGGAACGTTTCAACAGGAACCAAAAGGGATATCGCTTTTAATGGAGTATCAAAAGCAAATCCCTGAATTTGATTTCTTGCAGGCCGCTGCAGACGTGGATGAAGAGTTGACTACGTTGATCGGAACATCGCCTATGAGAACAACACTCGGCGACCGCCTGAGTCGACTCGCCTGTGCCGCCATCCAAGAGAATCAGGAACAGGTGAGCTGGGTTGAGCGAACTCTTGGTAGCTATACGTTAGAAGAGAAGATCGGACAGGGAGGAGTCGGCGTCGTTTATCGCGCACGGCATTCCATGTTACGGCGACCGGCAGCTGTGAAGATGTTGAAGACCGCAACATTGAGCCAGCAGGTTCTGGAGCGTTTTGAAGTCGAAGCACACATCACCAGCGAGCTTTCAAGTCCGCACACAGTTCAAGTGTATGACTACGGAATGACGTCCGATGGAACGCTGTACTATGTGATGGAATATCTGAAAGGGATGAGCTTGAGCGAGCTCGTTGCGAATTACGGTCCCCTGCCGGAAGATCGCGTCATTCATCTTCTCTGTCAGGTTTGCGGCTCGTTGGCAGAAGCTCATTCAAAAGGGTTAGTTCATCGTGACATCAAAGCAGAAAATATTGCTTTGACAGTCTGTGGCGGAGCCCATGATTTTGTGAAAGTTCTCGACTTTGGACTGGTTGCAGTGAAAGATGAAATTCCTGATTTACCTGACTCTTGCAAGATTATGGGGACGCCTGCGTATATGGCTCCCGAAGCAATCCAGGCTCCCGATCTCGTTGACGAACGAACGGATCTCTACGCATTGGGAGCCGTCGCCTATTTCTGCATCACCGGAAAGTTGCTGTTCGAAAATCTGACGTTGCCTCAACTTCTTCGTGCACAAGTCGCTGAGACTCCAAAGTTCGGGGAGATGCCCTGCTCTGATGAGTTTCGAGCAATTATTCAAAGCTGCCTTCAAAAAAAATCGGCAGATCGCCCACAAGGAGTGATGGAACTGGCGAGCCAACTCGGCCGGTGCCAGGCTGCAAACTCATGGTCGTTTGAAGAGGCTCAACAATGGTGGAAAGAGCATGTAGACAGTTCTCGAAAGAATGCGTCCCATGTTTTGATTCCGAGTCTTGAAACGCAACTGGCTCCGACCAAGGATCAAGACGAAACTGTGATCTTCAGTGACTGA